Part of the Triticum urartu cultivar G1812 chromosome 2, Tu2.1, whole genome shotgun sequence genome, TTGTAAAACTGTAGTACCTCATCGACAATGGTCCATTGCATCTCAAGAGGAAGCTGAGCGAAGTCGTCAAACTTCGTTCCTATTAGGATTGGAATAGCCGTCTGCCACAAGGGAAAAAAAAGTAATGTACGTTCAGCTATTACAACATCAAGAACCCTGAACAATATTCATCATTCAGCTAAAGCAGTGATGTATTTCAAATTCATATCAACAAAGAACTCGAATGAGAAAAAATAACACTAGCGAATAACAAACACCAACCTTATTCCATTTCCTGGCCCTCTCGTACCAATCGGTAACACTGCAGCAACCAAATGGAAAAACCAGCAATCATAAGCACCTAGGGACGGGACGGGAGAAACCCAATGGACTCAGAGTTAGTTCTCTGAGCCTGAAACAAATGCTGTGAAACTGAGCTGGATGATGCTAGTACTAACTTATTGAGCGTGCACCGGCTGGTAAGATCGAACATGAACAAGATCGCCACGGCGTCCTTGCACGCGATCGGGACGTGGTCGGCGGACTGGCTGTCTCCTGCATCCATTCATTCCACAACAAAGAGGGTTCAGGGAACCAACGCAATCGCAATTTGGTGCCTGCATCTGCATCTGCATCTGCAGTGCAGCCACATAAAGAGTGAGTGAGTACCTGCCACATCCCAGATGTTGAAGGCGAGCCTGGCGCCCCGAACAGCCAGCGTCTTGTCCATCAGATTCAGGCCCGTCATCTGCAAGCCCCCGTTCGGCTCCTCCCCATCCCCAACATACTTAACCTGCACACGGCAAGATTCAGTTAGCTGAATGGACATGCAGTTCTGAATCTCAAATCTACAGAGGTGAATTTGTGATGCATTCGAAGTATTGCACTCTTGTGCCATTTTTCTTTGTCAAAATAGGAGGTTGTGCATTGGGAGAATAGGTGTGCCATTGAAATGTCTCTGTAGGTTGTACTGGGCAAATAGATTCTGGCAATTGCTTCTTGATTTGACTAGCTAGGCTTTAATGAGAAAAAGAAAAGGAGCACGGACACCACGCATAACCGTGATAGTACTACCAAAAGAAAGAATCAATCGAGATTACACTCGCAGGTGGACAGAAAGAAGGAAGAGCGTTGATTACCATGAAGCTGGTCTTGCCGATCTGGCAATCCCCGAGCAGGCTGACCTTGAGGCCGACCACGTCCTCGACATCTGCCGcgtcgtcgtcggcgtcggtgtgGGCGTGGGCGCCGGCGTCGTCGTCCATGGCGAGGGGGGGCAGCACGTCCGGTCCGTGCGGCGGGCCGAGCCGGCGGTAGcgggcgccgccgcccccgccgcagGAGGAGCAGGCGAGCAGCTGGTCCCAGACAAGGCGCACGGCCCTGGTGGCGACGGCGAGGCGGAGCAGGCGCGCCCACCGGTGATCGTGGCGCAGCGCGGCCGGCCTGCGCCGGCGACCCCGGCCACATAGCTGCGTGACAGCCACGTTCATGGCAGCAGCTGTGGTCGTCATGGCGCCGCGGCGCCCATGCACACCAAGGGCGCCCCCGGTGAGGAGGGATGAATTACGCGCGCGGAGAGAGGCCGGAACGGAGGGAAGCACGATGTTGGGATTAAAACTTGAGAATCGGAGGCTAAACAAAGCGCTCGCGCTATAAAAAGGAGGGCGACGCTTTCTTTTGATGTGGTGTCGTCGTCGTCCCTGCTGCTCACGGCAGAGGCGCCAGCGCCATGGATGGGATGATAGATGGCACGCACGAACGAGCGCTTCTTTGGGCGCGTGCTCGAGAGGAGAGTCAGGGCTCGGGTAAACTCTGGTCCTGCATGGGCCGGGATAATTGGCGCGCGCGCGGGGGCGGGCGACGGGGAAGTGATAATGCGGAAGGAGGGActcgtgcgtgcgtgcgtgcgtgcgcgcGCGTGTGCGTTGGGGGGCGGACGACGACGTGCCGTGGTGGATGTCATGTAGGAGTATGTACTACTGGCGGTAACGACCGGAGGGTGCGAGCGGAGGTGGTGGTTGTTGACCCGTTAGCGCCACGGTCACAAGTGGCAAGTGCTAGTCTCCGACCCGGAATTATTCTGGATGACGTTTCAGCCCGCGCTGGTGGAGTCCAAAACGCCGGCTGCCTAGCCAGGGCATCCTTTGCAGCCGTTGCTACTAGTCCGTTATCCACCGTCCCATTGGCACCGAAAGTTGTTCCCACACAACGACCGATTCTGATGTGGTGGATTCGAATTATCTCCTTCTGCTTTAAGCTTTTCTTCTCATTTCCTGCAAAAATAGACTGTGATAATCAGCGAAAATTACTGCTGTATCCGCTAGTAAATTCATATATGTTCTAAATATTGACACGGACACAGCATCCATCTTTAAACATTACCTTTTTGCGGCCGTGTGTTAATAGAAAATTGTAAAAACCAAAACTCATTTCACGATAAATCATCGATTATCAACATTTGGTGTAGTCGGTGAAAAGTATTACTCCCCGAGTTCATGAATACATGACTTCTAAATATTGATATGGTTTTCAATGTGTGTTATGATCATTGCTTTTTGGTCACATGTGCGAAGCTATCAAATACTCCCTTATGTGCATTTTGATCATTAGTGTCATAAAACAAATTCATTGCAAATCTAATCTAATGATATCATCTCACCGTATCAATCTTAATAATTGGTATTTGTTAGTAGTCTAACTTGCGTAAAGGTTTCATCGCATGTTTTCTAGGATATCATCCATTTACCAGTTCGCAGGAAAAAAACAAGTGAGTACTTGAAATCACATTCGACGATCTTGGTGTTAACCAGGTTCAAACAAAATTTTCAGCCCAAAATTCTCAAAATGGTGAACCCACATGTCCTACTTACATTGTTGTACCACATGTCCTACTTACATTGTTGTACCGAGGTGTGCAATGTATTGGTTGGTTTAACTAAGGCGAAGAACTAGAGATCCATAGCTAGATCATATTACACCACCAAGATTTTTTTTCCTAAAGTTCAGGGGGGACGGAAAGCCGGCGTCATGCGGCAAAACAACAACAATGTAGAGTTCACAAGTGaagacccacaagtataggggatcaaccgtagttctttcaataagtaagggtgtcaaacccaacaaggagcaaaAGGAATTGATAAGCGGTtctcaacaaggtattctctgcaagtgcTCCAAGTAGTAGTAACtaatagtttgatagcaagataatccGTAACAATAGTAACAAAGGTGCAGCAAGCTGGCCCAATCCtctttatagcaaaggacaagccgaaAGTACTTTTTATAGTGAGCAAAACGTTGTCGAGGACACATGTGAATATTGGCTAGTTAACTTTCATCATATTTTAGTTGATTCGCGTTCACTATTTTGGTACTTTGATATGTGGATGGACCGCTGGAAGGGTGATGttcttagagcatctctagcagaccccgcaaaaAGCCCCGGCCCGCAAGATAACCGCCAAAATGCGGGTCGGCATGGAAAATCCCACCCGAACAGACCCCGCAAACGCGGCCGGCCCACAAAAATTTCTGAGGGGCGCGGCAAAATCTTGACCCCAACCCGCGAATACGCAGGTTTCCGCCTCGCCCCTACGGTGTCCTGTATCGCAGGAAAGCGGTTAGCGGGAGGGACATTTCAGCCCGCGCCCTTTCCCCGCCTccttccgccgccgcccgccattgGTTCCGCCCGTCCGCCGCCGGCAATTCCGGCCAAATCTGTAGGTGGAATCACGCCGCGGGGGCGTCCCGCACCCTCCACCACCGATACGCTGCACCGCCCCCCGGATCCGGCAAGACGAGCCGCCCctggtcgccgccgccgccggggaTCGACTGTCCTCGAGCCGCCCCTAGTCGCCGCTCGGGTTCGCCCGCCCCATGAGTTATCGGTGAGTGTTTGCTTGTGCTTTGTGCCGAGCGCTATGCATACTTGGTTGATGCGGCGTGCGATTTTTGTTCATGTAGATGGAACTGAGCCCCTGTGAGAAGTTTTTGCTCGACGATTCGTTCGATTCAAACGACTCGGATGTTGAGACACTGCTTGCAAACTATCGGCAGCAGACGTTGGTGATGGCGCTTGCCGTGAAGGAGCACGAAGACGAGAACCGAAAGAGGTGGCGAGGATCGACCATCGGGCGTCTTTGCATTCCTCGAAATCGCCATCGCGGGAACGAGATGTTGATGCAAGACTACTTCGCGGAGAATCCAACATATCCACCGCACCTCTTCCAGAGAAGGTAACGTACGCGCCGATCTCACTTTGTGAAAATTGTTCAAGCTTGGAAGGCAAATTGTCGGTATTTTACTCAAAGAAGAAATGTCGCAGGCTTGAAGGGATTTAGTGCATATCAAAAAATCTTGGCAGCTATGCGGCTGATTGCATATGGTGTTCCAGCTAACTATGCCGATGAGTACCTTCGCATTGGTGAAGATACCACAATTGAGTCAGTGCGTAGGTTTGCCAAAGTGATCATCGTGTCTTTGGTCCTGAATTTCTTCGGGCACCCAACGAGGATGACCAAAAAAATTGATGGCATCTAATGAGAGGAGAGGTTGGCCAGGCATGCTAGGTAGCATTGATTGTATGCATTGGACTTGGAAAAATTGCCCGAAGGCATGGCAGAGAATATATTGTGGCAAGTCTCGTGATGCAACAATTGTGCTAGAGGCCGTAGCATCCGAGGATTTATGGATTTGGCATTGCTTTTTTGGTATGCCGGGCACTCTCAATGATATCAATGTGTTGCAACGGTCTCATTTGTTTGGTAGGTATGCTAGTGGTGATGCTCCTGCTTGCAACTACATTATCAATGGGCATGAATACACAAAATGGTACTATATTGCAGATGGTATATACCCTCCTTGGTGCACATTTGTCAaggggaaaactttgtttttgccactctagtttttgccTACTTTGCTTGCCACTCTAGAATATGACatatcacttttgccactcttagttttTAACAATACATCACAAATACCATTCTGTGGCAAAAGCAATAACttttcatttcacttttgccactcttagatTTTGACAATGCatcacaattgccactctaaAATTATTGCTTTTGCCATGGAATGGCAattgtgatgtattgtcaaaaactaagagtggcaaaagtgaaatgtaaAATTCAAAAGTGGCATAAACAAAGTGGTCAaaagctagagtggcaaaaacaaagttttccctttGTCAAGCATAAAAGAACCCAAAACTAGAAAACAATGTGAATTCGCAAGGGTGCAAGAGGCGGCCCAAAAAGACATTGAAAGAGCATTGGGGGTTTTGCAATCTAGGTTTGCCATTGTTCGTGGTCCTGCTCATTTTTGGGACAAGAGGACCTTGAAAAACATCATGACATGCTATGTTATCCTTCACAATATGATTCTCGAAGATGAGAGAGGCATGAACTTGGAGTTCTTCTATGACAATGTGGGTAGCCGTGTCAAATCAGCCAGAGACCCTAACCGCATTACAGCTTTTCTTCAGACAtacaaggagattgaaaatgcaAACACCCATTTTTAGCTTCAGAAGGATCTCATTGAGCACCATTGGCAA contains:
- the LOC125536818 gene encoding septum-promoting GTP-binding protein 1 isoform X3, which encodes MTTTAAAMNVAVTQLCGRGRRRRPAALRHDHRWARLLRLAVATRAVRLVWDQLLACSSCGGGGGARYRRLGPPHGPDVLPPLAMDDDAGAHAHTDADDDAADVEDVVGLKVSLLGDCQIGKTSFMVKYVGDGEEPNGGLQMTGLNLMDKTLAVRGARLAFNIWDVAGDSQSADHVPIACKDAVAILFMFDLTSRCTLNNVTDWYERARKWNKTAIPILIGTKFDDFAQLPLEMQWTIVDECLTIMLLPHLA
- the LOC125536818 gene encoding septum-promoting GTP-binding protein 1 isoform X4, with the translated sequence MTTTAAAMNVAVTQLCGRGRRRRPAALRHDHRWARLLRLAVATRAVRLVWDQLLACSSCGGGGGARYRRLGPPHGPDVLPPLAMDDDAGAHAHTDADDDAADVEDVVGLKVSLLGDCQIGKTSFMVKYVGDGEEPNGGLQMTGLNLMDKTLAVRGARLAFNIWDVAGDSQSADHVPIACKDAVAILFMFDLTSRCTLNNVTDWYERARKWNKTAIPILIGTKFDDFAQLPLEMQWTIVDERWLRQTSDSI
- the LOC125536818 gene encoding uncharacterized protein LOC125536818 isoform X2 gives rise to the protein MTTTAAAMNVAVTQLCGRGRRRRPAALRHDHRWARLLRLAVATRAVRLVWDQLLACSSCGGGGGARYRRLGPPHGPDVLPPLAMDDDAGAHAHTDADDDAADVEDVVGLKVSLLGDCQIGKTSFMVKYVGDGEEPNGGLQMTGLNLMDKTLAVRGARLAFNIWDVAGDSQSADHVPIACKDAVAILFMFDLTSRCTLNNVTDWYERARKWNKTAIPILIGTKFDDFAQLPLEMQWTIVDEICPNLANAKIQALLLKNLGQLASFITNLRTLALVEKYYKK
- the LOC125536818 gene encoding septum-promoting GTP-binding protein 1 isoform X1, which codes for MTTTAAAMNVAVTQLCGRGRRRRPAALRHDHRWARLLRLAVATRAVRLVWDQLLACSSCGGGGGARYRRLGPPHGPDVLPPLAMDDDAGAHAHTDADDDAADVEDVVGLKVSLLGDCQIGKTSFMVKYVGDGEEPNGGLQMTGLNLMDKTLAVRGARLAFNIWDVAGDSQSADHVPIACKDAVAILFMFDLTSRCTLNNVTDWYERARKWNKTAIPILIGTKFDDFAQLPLEMQWTIVDEARAYARAMKATLFFSSATHNINVNKIFKFITAKLFNLPWTVERNLTVGEPIIDF